Proteins encoded in a region of the Paenibacillus sp. W2I17 genome:
- the greA gene encoding transcription elongation factor GreA produces MANDEVILTQEGLEKLEDELKDLKTVKRKELAARLKLAISYGDLKENSEYHSAKDDQAFMETRILILEKMLTKARVISSDNIDSNKVSIGSTVLLNDIEFAEKIEYKVVGPAEADVANNKISYESPLGKEIMGKEVGSVIHVNAPMGVIKYELLQIKV; encoded by the coding sequence GGAAAAGCTGGAGGACGAACTGAAGGATTTGAAGACGGTGAAGCGTAAGGAATTGGCAGCTCGTCTGAAACTCGCGATCAGTTACGGTGACCTGAAGGAAAATAGTGAGTATCATTCAGCCAAAGATGATCAGGCCTTTATGGAGACCCGAATTTTGATCTTGGAGAAGATGCTGACAAAAGCAAGAGTCATTTCTTCAGACAATATAGACTCCAACAAAGTGAGCATTGGATCGACGGTGTTGCTTAATGACATTGAGTTCGCCGAGAAGATTGAATATAAAGTGGTTGGCCCTGCCGAGGCCGATGTTGCGAATAATAAAATTTCGTACGAGAGCCCGCTGGGCAAGGAGATAATGGGCAAAGAAGTGGGCAGCGTCATTCATGTCAATGCTCCGATGGGCGTTATCAAGTACGAGTTACTTCAAATTAAAGTGTAA
- the rlmN gene encoding 23S rRNA (adenine(2503)-C(2))-methyltransferase RlmN, translated as MNKSSIYGLTLEQLRSWLPEHGQKKSRASRIWEWLYQERVHDFPAMSDVRQECLDVLSEHFTMNSLSEHVKQESADGTVKFLLRMQDGNLIETVLMRQKYGLTVCVTTQVGCNIGCSFCASGLIKKSRDLTAGEIVEQIMHVQRHLDAAGQDERVTNVVVMGIGEPFDNFQHMSDFIEVIKDRKGLALAAKRITVSTSGLPDKIKEFADSSLQVNLAISLHAPNNELRTHIMKINRAFPIEQLMDAVDYYLAKTNKRIMFEYILLRDVNDQREHAAELAELLSSRRSMVSVNLIPYNPVDEHSQYQRSTEESILGFYDTLKKNNINSTVRMEHGTDIDAACGQLRSKQMKNNAAESEPGRLALG; from the coding sequence ATGAACAAATCATCCATATATGGATTAACATTAGAGCAATTACGTTCCTGGCTGCCGGAGCATGGGCAGAAAAAATCCCGTGCATCCCGGATCTGGGAATGGTTATATCAAGAGCGTGTACACGATTTCCCCGCGATGTCCGATGTCCGTCAAGAATGTCTGGACGTTCTCTCTGAGCATTTCACAATGAACTCGCTGAGCGAACATGTGAAGCAGGAATCGGCAGATGGTACCGTGAAGTTTCTGCTTCGGATGCAGGACGGCAACCTGATTGAGACGGTATTGATGCGGCAAAAATACGGACTTACCGTCTGTGTGACCACACAAGTGGGCTGTAACATTGGCTGTAGCTTCTGTGCGAGCGGTCTGATCAAGAAGAGCCGAGACCTGACCGCTGGAGAGATTGTGGAACAGATTATGCATGTGCAGCGACATCTGGATGCAGCGGGTCAAGACGAGCGGGTAACCAACGTAGTTGTGATGGGAATTGGCGAACCGTTTGACAACTTCCAGCACATGAGTGATTTCATCGAAGTCATCAAGGATCGCAAAGGACTGGCACTTGCCGCCAAACGGATTACTGTTTCCACGAGTGGCCTTCCGGACAAAATCAAGGAATTTGCAGACAGCAGTCTGCAGGTTAACCTGGCGATCTCTCTGCATGCACCTAATAATGAACTGCGTACACACATCATGAAGATCAACCGGGCTTTCCCGATTGAGCAATTGATGGATGCGGTGGATTATTATCTGGCTAAAACCAACAAACGCATCATGTTTGAGTACATCCTGCTACGTGATGTTAACGATCAACGTGAGCATGCCGCGGAATTGGCTGAACTGTTGTCTAGTCGCAGAAGTATGGTCAGTGTAAACCTGATCCCATACAACCCGGTGGATGAGCACAGTCAGTATCAACGGAGTACAGAAGAATCGATTCTGGGCTTCTATGATACGCTCAAAAAGAACAACATCAACTCCACTGTACGTATGGAACATGGTACGGATATCGATGCTGCCTGCGGACAGTTGCGCAGTAAACAAATGAAGAACAACGCTGCCGAATCCGAGCCAGGCCGTCTGGCACTGGGATAA